The Nerophis ophidion isolate RoL-2023_Sa linkage group LG29, RoL_Noph_v1.0, whole genome shotgun sequence genome includes the window atgcacgtctGGCCATGTAGCAGCACTCTGCAcgtctggcatgtagcagcactcatgcacatctAGCATGTAGGCAGCACTCATGCATatctggcatgtagcagcactcatgcacatctGGCATGTAGCACCAGTCATGCAcatctggcatgtagcagcactcatgcatatCTGGCATGTAGCACTCATGCAcatctggcatgtagcagcactcatgcacgtctggcatgtagcagcactcatgcacgtctggcatgtagcagcactcatgcacatctggcatgtagcagcactcatgcacatctggcatgtagcagcactcatgcacgtctggcatgtagcagcactcatgcacgtctggcatgtagcagcactcatgcacgtctggcatgtagcagcactcatgccgtctggcatgtagcagcactcatgcacatctggcatgtagcagcactcatgcatactggcatgtagcagcactcatgcacatctGGCATGTAGCACCAGTCATGCAcatctggcatgtagcagcactcatgcacatctggcatgtagcagcactcatgcacatctggcatgtagcagcactcatgcacgtctggcagtagcagcactcatgctctctggcatgtagcagcactcatgcacgtctggcatgtagcagcactcatgcacgtctggcatgtagcagcactcatgcacatctgcatgtagcagcactcatgcacgtctggcatgtagcagcactcttgcacgtctggcatgtagcagcactcatgcatgtctgcatgtagcagcactcatgcacatctggcatgtagcagcactcatgcgcATCTGGCAtgagcagcactcatgcacatcttacatgtagcagcactcatgcacatctggcatgtaggcagcactcatgcatgtcTGAGGGGTTAGCCTAGTCTAGCTAGCAGGCACTAGCTAGCGAGCTGTGTACACAAagtaagtatgctaactttttgactGTCAACCATAAGTTGTTTTTGCTTTCTGGGGCTGAAAGTTTTTTTATTAGCTGACACATGTTAGCCCACATGCTAACATGAATGTCCATTTGCAGACAATAGCTATGCTTCAATCTAAGCTGCATCCTTCTAAAGACCCAGGATCATTCTCAAGATCCACCGTCCTTCTAAAGACCTGGTATCCTTCTAAAGACCTGGTATCCTTCTAAAGACCTGGTATCCTTCTAAAGACCTGGTATCCTTCTAAAGACCAAGCCCATTGGGTGTACAAAGTCTGGGTCCCGGTAAGAGTCCTCCAGCAGCAATATGAATTGGGACGGTGGAGCCTATGTCAGaataaagttttgaaaaaaaacccCAGTCCAGCCTAGGGTCTATCCATACTGCAACAATCTGATTTATCATACTTTAGTACCCTATTTACCTattttggcactcagcatcaagggttggaattgggggctaaatcaccaaaaatgattcctgggcgcagccaccgctgctgctcactgctcccctcacctgatcAAGGGTGGTGGCTCAAATGCAgggaaaaatgtgtgtgtgtatttagtcagccagcgattgtgcaagttctcccacttcaaatgatgacagaggtctgtcattttcatcataggtacacttcaactgtgagagactgaatgtgaaaaaaatccaggaattcacattgtaggaattttaaagaattgatttgtaaatgatggtggaaaagaagtatttggtgacttcaaagaaggaagatctctggctctcacagacctgtaacttcttctttaagaagctcttctgtcctccactcgttacctgtattaatggaacttgtttgaactcgttatctttataaaagacacctgtccacagcctcaaacagtcagactccaaactccactatggccaagaccaaagagctgtcgaaggacaccaggaaaagaattgtagacctgcaccagactgggaagagtgaatctacaataggcaagcagcttggtgttaaaaaaaatcgactgtgggagcaattatcagaaaatggaagacatacaagaccactgataatctccctcgatctggggctccatgcaagatctcatcccgtggagtcaaaatgatcatgagaacggtgagcaaaaatcccagaaccacacagggggacctggtgaatgacctgcagagagctgggaccaaagtaacaaaggttactatcagtaacacactacgccgacagggaatcaaatcctgcagtgccagacatgtcccctgcttaagccaatgcatgtccaggcccgtctgaagtttgccagagagcacatggatgatacagcagaggattgggagaatgtcatgtggtcagatgaaaccaaaatacaactttttggtataaactcaactggtggtgtttggaggaagaagaatactgagttgcatcccaagaacaccatacctactgtgaagcatgggggtggaaacatcatgctttggggctgattttctgctaaggggacaggacgattgatccgtgttcaggaaagaatgaatggggccatgtatcctgagatttggagccaaaacctccttccatcagtgagaactttgaagatgaaacgtggctgggtcttccagcatgacaatgatcccaaacacattgcccgggcaacaaaggagtggctccgtaagaagcattgaaagtcctggagtggcctagccagtctccagacctcaaccctttagaaaatctgtggagggagttgaaagtctgtgttgctcagcaacagccccaaaacatcactgctctggagaagatctgcatagactgaggccaaaataccagctactgtgtgtgcaaacctggtaaagaccatAGTAAtcctttgacctctgttattgccaacaaaggttatattacaaagtattgagttgaatttttgttattcaccaaatacttattttccaccatcatttacaaataaattctttaaaattcctacaatgtgaattcctggatttgttttcccactctgtctctcacagttgaagtgtacctatgatgaaaatgacacacctctgtcatcattttaagtgggagaacttgctgactaaatacttttttgccccactgtgtgtgtatgtatatatatatatatatatatatatatatatatatgtcttgattggattatccagagaatagtgctcgataccgtggtagagcgcaatatgtaggtgtctcctgattgagggaacccctcatgaaagagatccgtagagatgaagtagtcttgtgattttttttcccacacctatatatatatatatatatatatatatatatatgtatatatacacatctatatatgtatatatagatgtatatatatatatatatatatatatatgcatctatatgtatgtatatatatatgtatacacatatatatatatacacacaggcataaatatatgtatatatatgtatgtttatgtgtgtatatatatatatatatatatatatgtatatgtctgtgtgtgtaatatatatatatatatatatatatatatgtgtgtgtatgtgtatatatatatatatatatatatatatatatatatatgtgtgtgtatgtgtatatatatatatacatctatatatatgtataaatatatttatatatacatacatatagatgtgtatatatatacatctatatgtatgtatgtatatatatatatatatatatatatatatatatatgtatgcagccctttgagacactagtgattcagggctatataagtaaacattgattgattgagatatatatatatatatatatatacatatatatatatatacacctctgtcatatacatatatatatatatatatatatatatatacacaggcataaatatatgtatatttgtatgtttatgtgtgtgtatatacataaatatatatgtctgtgtgtatatgtatatatatatacatatatatatatatataaatacacacacaaagatatatgtgtgtgtatatatatatatatatatatatatatatgtatgtatcatatacatatgtatgcagaGATGCACAAAAATCAAAGTTGTGATTGTTTTCTAGAAAATTAGAACTTTATTGTAACAAAGTGACTGTGAGTAAATAGAATATTTCATAATCTTAACaagccaacaacaacaacaataataaataaagatcaAATGTGGTGAAAGTCTTTAGTCCGAGTGGATTTCACACTTTTTTCTTCTCTCTTTTAGCAACTAATTGTAAAGTTGACCTTTCACCTTCTCAAGGAAGATGTTCCTTTCAGTCCAGTGGTGCTGCAAAGTCTGTCTTATTCTGCAATGTTCTGCAGAGTTCTGTCATATTCTGCGATGTTCTGCAGAGTTCTGTCATGTTCTGCAGAGTTCTGTCATGTTCTGCAGAGTTCTGTCATATTCTGCGATGTTCTGCAGAGTTCTGTCATATTCTGTCATGTTCTGCCATGTTCTGCAATGTTCTACAAAGTTCAGTAATATTTTCTGCCATGTTCTGCAAAGTTTTGTGTTATTCGACCATGTTAGGCAAAGTCGTGCAGGTTCCGGTGCGTCAGAGGACTCCCGGGACCAGGGCACGCAGGCCGAAGAGCGAGTCGTGGTGCGGGCTGGCCGGGCTGGCCGGGCTGCAGGCGCTGTAGGCGGGGGACGAGGAGGAGggcggcgaggaggaggaggaggaggaggaggaggagctgcaGGAGAACCAGGGTTCGGCGGGGGTCCGGGTGAGGTCTGCGATGCGCAGGGTCTCGGACAGGGCCCAGATGTAGTTGTGGGCCAGACGCAGGGTCTCAATCTTGGTCAGCTTGCTGTCGTCCGGAAGTGCGGGCAGGACCTCGCGCAGCTCCTCCAGGGCGTCGTTCAGGTTGTGCATCCGGTTCCGCTCCCGGTCATTGGCCTTCAGGCGCCGGCTCCTCTTCACCACGTGCACGGCGGTCGCGCTGCGCGCACGCCCGCGCCGCCGCTTCTTCTtctgcggcggcggcggcggcggcgcggAGGCGCGCGAGTCGTCGTCGTCCGTCAGCGGGAAGAAGTCGCAGCTGTTGCTGTCGATGTCGTGCACGTGCGCGCGCGCGTCCATGTCGGGTCAGGTGAGCGGCACGCGAGTGTCTGCTGCTCGTGCGAGTGCGGCACACGACCGACCTCATCCCGCGCTTTTATACGCGCGCGACGCCCCCCCGCGAACACCCACAAGAAAGGAGCCGCGGGTCTGCCCCGTGCCGCGGGAGATGCTCATTTGCATATCCGGCCCGCGGGCAGGAGGAGCGTGCCACCAATCACGGCCGGCCAATCGGAGGCCGAGCCAGCCACGCGCACGCCGTGCCTGCACACTCTTCGTCACGTGACACGAACAATACAACGCGCGTGCCCGCCGGAAATCGTTCAGCtctgtgcgcgtgcgcgtgc containing:
- the LOC133546060 gene encoding neurogenin-1-like codes for the protein MDARAHVHDIDSNSCDFFPLTDDDDSRASAPPPPPPQKKKRRRGRARSATAVHVVKRSRRLKANDRERNRMHNLNDALEELREVLPALPDDSKLTKIETLRLAHNYIWALSETLRIADLTRTPAEPWFSCSSSSSSSSSSSPPSSSSPAYSACSPASPASPHHDSLFGLRALVPGVL